A portion of the Thermosediminibacter oceani DSM 16646 genome contains these proteins:
- the rimI gene encoding ribosomal protein S18-alanine N-acetyltransferase, with protein sequence MENAEREKVTIELMKLEDLDRVIEIEKLSFTNPWSRNAFAAELTDNHFSTYIVAKFNGSVVGYAGMWLVVDEAHVTNVAVLPEYRGRGIGELLMRSLMDIARGSGARRMTLEVRKSNYVAQNLYSKLGFEPMGIRPGYYSDNREDAVIMWADLLEK encoded by the coding sequence ATGGAAAATGCTGAACGGGAAAAGGTTACCATTGAGCTGATGAAGCTGGAAGATCTGGACCGGGTGATAGAGATAGAAAAGCTAAGCTTTACCAACCCCTGGTCCAGAAACGCCTTTGCCGCGGAGCTGACGGACAACCATTTTTCCACCTACATAGTGGCAAAGTTTAACGGCAGCGTAGTGGGTTATGCCGGGATGTGGCTGGTTGTAGACGAAGCCCACGTGACCAATGTGGCCGTCTTGCCCGAGTACCGGGGAAGGGGAATAGGGGAACTCCTGATGAGGTCTCTAATGGATATTGCCCGGGGGAGCGGCGCCCGCAGGATGACCCTTGAAGTGAGAAAGAGCAACTACGTTGCCCAGAACCTATATTCAAAGCTGGGGTTTGAGCCCATGGGCATAAGGCCCGGCTATTATTCCGATAACCGGGAAGATGCGGTCATAATGTGGGCGGATTTGTTAGAAAAGTAA
- the gnd gene encoding phosphogluconate dehydrogenase (NAD(+)-dependent, decarboxylating), whose product MEIGLIGIGKMGYNLTLNLLSKGYTTVIYDIDKEKLKGLDKKGAIFAESIQDLVSKLNKTRKIFLLLPAGEPTNNVINELVKYLDENDIIIDGGNSHYKDSIAKYEMLKRLNINFLDCGISGGVSGALNGICAMVGGDKDVFETCEKIFKDISVEDGYLYTGRAGSGHFCKMVHNAIEYGMMQSIAEGFEMLYKSEFDFKLDKVAKVWNHGSVIRSWLIELLYDALSKDNKLTNIKGIMKSTGEAQWAVETALEKGIPVPIIALSLFMRYRSLENDTFSGKIVAVLRNQFGGHELYYL is encoded by the coding sequence ATGGAGATAGGATTAATAGGAATTGGTAAAATGGGATATAATCTTACACTTAACTTATTGTCAAAAGGATATACAACAGTTATATATGACATCGACAAAGAAAAATTAAAGGGTTTAGACAAAAAAGGAGCAATTTTTGCCGAAAGTATTCAAGATTTAGTTAGTAAATTAAATAAAACAAGAAAGATATTTTTATTACTACCAGCTGGAGAACCCACCAATAATGTTATAAATGAATTAGTTAAATATTTAGATGAAAACGATATCATAATAGATGGTGGTAACTCGCATTATAAAGATTCGATTGCAAAGTATGAAATGCTCAAGAGGTTGAATATTAATTTTTTAGATTGTGGAATAAGTGGCGGCGTAAGTGGAGCGCTAAATGGAATTTGTGCAATGGTAGGTGGAGATAAAGATGTATTTGAAACTTGCGAGAAAATTTTTAAAGATATCTCTGTAGAAGATGGCTATTTATATACTGGAAGAGCTGGAAGCGGACATTTTTGTAAGATGGTACATAACGCCATAGAATATGGTATGATGCAATCAATCGCAGAAGGATTTGAAATGTTATATAAAAGTGAATTCGACTTTAAATTGGATAAAGTGGCAAAAGTTTGGAATCATGGTTCTGTTATCAGAAGCTGGTTGATAGAGTTATTGTATGATGCCCTATCTAAGGACAATAAGTTAACAAATATTAAGGGTATTATGAAATCGACTGGAGAAGCTCAATGGGCTGTAGAAACAGCTTTGGAAAAGGGTATTCCTGTACCTATCATCGCACTATCCTTATTTATGAGATACAGATCGTTAGAAAATGATACATTCTCAGGCAAAATTGTAGCTGTCCTAAGGAATCAGTTTGGTGGACACGAGCTTTACTACTTATAG
- a CDS encoding PTS mannose/fructose/sorbose/N-acetylgalactosamine transporter subunit IIC, with the protein MDQQVTLSAGQAALIALWIAIVEARALGYSTLMLRFTPMMTGLVVGIVLNNVPAAMTVTAAIQLIYMGLIAPGGTMPSEPAVATAIAVPVAVLANLSPEAAIAVAVPIGLLGSYLYSFRFFVNTFVVRLANKYADRLNERGITFSIVVLPIIISLVIFFPTIFIALYKGTPLIAALVKTVSAGKIFHMLSVIGGGLPALGIALTLTVIGKRKFIVFFLLAYFMAIILKPLNVNTVTYAVLGTITAYLYVSLTNPQQIEE; encoded by the coding sequence ATGGATCAGCAAGTTACTCTTAGTGCTGGACAAGCGGCTCTAATAGCTCTGTGGATAGCGATAGTAGAAGCGCGTGCTCTTGGATACTCTACATTGATGCTCCGCTTTACTCCTATGATGACAGGGTTGGTAGTAGGTATAGTTTTAAACAATGTTCCTGCTGCTATGACAGTTACTGCTGCAATTCAATTAATTTATATGGGTTTAATAGCCCCGGGTGGTACAATGCCAAGCGAACCAGCTGTTGCGACCGCTATAGCAGTGCCGGTTGCGGTTTTGGCCAACCTAAGTCCAGAAGCAGCAATTGCTGTAGCCGTCCCTATAGGGCTTTTAGGTAGTTATCTTTATAGTTTTAGGTTTTTTGTTAATACCTTTGTCGTTCGTTTGGCTAACAAATATGCAGATCGGCTAAATGAAAGAGGTATAACTTTCTCAATTGTCGTTCTGCCTATAATCATTAGTCTGGTCATCTTTTTCCCGACAATTTTCATTGCTCTTTATAAAGGAACGCCTCTAATAGCTGCATTAGTTAAAACAGTTTCTGCGGGGAAGATATTCCATATGTTGTCGGTCATAGGAGGAGGTTTGCCTGCCTTAGGAATAGCTTTGACACTTACTGTTATAGGCAAAAGAAAATTTATTGTATTTTTCCTTCTTGCTTATTTCATGGCCATAATTCTGAAGCCTCTTAATGTGAATACTGTGACATACGCAGTCTTAGGGACAATAACAGCTTATTTGTATGTTTCCTTAACCAATCCGCAACAAATTGAAGAATAA
- the tsaE gene encoding tRNA (adenosine(37)-N6)-threonylcarbamoyltransferase complex ATPase subunit type 1 TsaE codes for MKAIFETNGVTETEKLGEALGKLLSPGDCVALKGDLGAGKTAFTRGIARGLGSIDYVTSPTFTIINEYGGDIPLAHMDVYRLLDAVELEDIGFRDYLKSHVVVMEWADKVTDILPPEVLWIEFEILDYKRRRITFTATDGRYEKIIRELKRQ; via the coding sequence ATGAAAGCGATTTTTGAAACAAACGGTGTGACGGAAACCGAAAAGCTGGGCGAAGCCCTGGGTAAACTGCTTTCGCCCGGGGACTGCGTGGCTCTAAAAGGAGACCTTGGTGCGGGTAAAACGGCCTTTACCAGGGGTATTGCAAGAGGGCTGGGTTCCATCGATTACGTGACGAGCCCCACTTTTACGATAATAAACGAGTACGGGGGCGATATACCCCTGGCTCACATGGACGTTTACCGGCTTTTGGACGCCGTTGAACTGGAAGACATAGGGTTCAGGGATTATCTTAAAAGCCATGTAGTGGTGATGGAATGGGCCGATAAGGTGACGGATATCCTGCCGCCGGAAGTGCTCTGGATAGAATTCGAAATCCTGGACTATAAAAGGAGGAGAATAACCTTTACGGCAACGGACGGGCGGTACGAAAAAATAATACGGGAGTTGAAGCGGCAATGA
- a CDS encoding ECF transporter S component yields MDALNQSGAATWRETRNIAKVAVLGVMAFLIMTYLEFPLPLFPEFLKMDLSDLPALLAGFGVGPWAAVAVEVLKNILHAIFKNQTAFVGEIANLLTGTLFVVPAALLYSVRKTRTNAILGMVFGTVIMTLGMALANYYVFLPLYAKVFNIPLEAIVGMGSSVNSRVVDLKTLVVYSIVPFNLIKGLILTIITMLIYKRVSPILHI; encoded by the coding sequence ATGGATGCATTAAACCAGTCCGGAGCAGCGACATGGCGCGAAACCAGAAATATTGCTAAGGTTGCGGTGCTCGGAGTGATGGCCTTTTTGATAATGACCTATCTTGAGTTTCCGCTGCCGCTATTTCCCGAATTTTTGAAGATGGACCTGAGCGACCTGCCGGCACTGCTCGCCGGTTTCGGGGTAGGGCCCTGGGCGGCGGTGGCGGTGGAGGTGCTCAAGAATATCCTGCACGCCATTTTCAAGAACCAGACCGCTTTTGTGGGAGAAATCGCCAACCTGCTTACGGGCACACTTTTTGTGGTGCCGGCGGCCCTGCTGTACTCGGTGAGGAAGACCCGGACGAATGCTATACTCGGAATGGTGTTTGGTACGGTCATAATGACCCTGGGCATGGCCCTGGCCAATTACTACGTTTTTTTACCTCTGTATGCGAAGGTCTTCAACATACCCCTGGAAGCAATTGTAGGTATGGGCAGCAGCGTCAACTCCAGAGTGGTAGACCTCAAGACGCTGGTAGTATACAGCATCGTGCCCTTCAACCTCATAAAAGGCTTAATACTGACGATAATCACAATGCTGATCTACAAAAGAGTTTCGCCGATATTGCATATATAA
- a CDS encoding bifunctional 4-hydroxy-2-oxoglutarate aldolase/2-dehydro-3-deoxy-phosphogluconate aldolase, with protein MKKHEIIEKLKKLKITAVIRNSDINTIFSLADALKKGGIEALEITVEAPGALDVIKELSKGNKYFVGAGTVLDAETARAAILAGAKFIFTPVMKLDVIKLCNRYGIPVIPGATTPTEILTGYEAGADFIKVFPAGVFGPQYIKEILGPLKHIPIFVTGGINKNNIKDFILAGATGVSLGGALVDRDLIAKGMFDKITERAIEFVNLVNQV; from the coding sequence ATGAAAAAGCATGAAATTATTGAGAAACTTAAAAAACTTAAAATAACAGCTGTAATTAGAAATAGTGATATAAACACAATATTTTCTTTAGCCGATGCCTTAAAAAAAGGAGGTATTGAGGCTTTAGAAATAACCGTTGAGGCTCCTGGGGCTCTAGATGTAATTAAAGAATTGAGTAAAGGCAATAAATATTTTGTTGGAGCTGGAACAGTATTGGATGCGGAAACGGCAAGGGCTGCTATTTTAGCAGGTGCGAAGTTTATATTTACACCGGTTATGAAGCTAGATGTAATAAAATTGTGCAATAGATATGGTATACCTGTAATTCCCGGGGCTACAACACCCACAGAAATTTTAACAGGTTATGAGGCAGGAGCGGATTTCATTAAAGTTTTCCCTGCCGGTGTATTCGGACCTCAATATATTAAAGAAATTTTAGGACCACTTAAACATATACCTATTTTTGTTACAGGAGGGATTAATAAAAATAATATTAAAGACTTTATTTTAGCGGGTGCAACAGGCGTGTCATTAGGAGGAGCATTAGTAGATAGAGATCTTATAGCAAAAGGTATGTTTGATAAAATAACCGAAAGGGCTATCGAGTTTGTAAATTTAGTAAATCAAGTTTAA
- a CDS encoding PTS system mannose/fructose/N-acetylgalactosamine-transporter subunit IIB, with product MRDIVLARIDDRLIHGQIIASWVNYTQAQKIIIVDDEVSNDVFLAKVIKMAAPQGIKTEIFSIREAIYALKEKFVGEERVILLAKSPSTMYSLIEAEVKLKEINIGGMSAGPGKRLLLKNIFISLEETEILKSILAKGIPVYFQILPDDPKLNIDKYL from the coding sequence ATGAGAGATATTGTTCTGGCGAGGATTGATGATAGATTAATTCACGGGCAAATTATAGCTTCCTGGGTAAATTATACTCAAGCTCAAAAGATTATTATTGTCGATGACGAAGTTTCCAATGATGTGTTTCTTGCCAAAGTAATAAAAATGGCAGCTCCTCAAGGTATAAAAACAGAAATTTTTAGCATTAGAGAGGCTATTTATGCCTTGAAGGAAAAATTTGTTGGTGAAGAAAGGGTGATATTGTTAGCAAAGAGCCCTTCTACAATGTATTCTCTAATAGAAGCGGAAGTTAAATTGAAAGAAATAAATATAGGGGGTATGAGTGCGGGACCGGGAAAGAGATTATTACTAAAAAATATTTTTATCTCACTCGAGGAAACAGAGATATTGAAAAGTATCTTAGCGAAAGGTATACCTGTTTATTTTCAAATTTTACCTGATGACCCTAAGCTTAATATAGACAAATATTTATAA
- the tsaD gene encoding tRNA (adenosine(37)-N6)-threonylcarbamoyltransferase complex transferase subunit TsaD: MKDGSFITLGIETSCDETSAAVVTDGRNILSNIILSQTEWHERFGGVVPEIASRKHLESICAVVEKALLEAGVGFKDVDLVAVTNGPGLIGALLVGVSYAKAVAYAIKKPLIGVNHIEGHIYANFLENDFEPPFVCLVVSGGHTHLIHMRDHGLYEVLGRTLDDAAGEAFDKIARALGLGYPGGPLIDKIAKSGDENAIAFPVAHIKDGALDFSFSGLKSAVLNFLNNSRQRGVQVKVEDVAASFQKAVVTALVENTLEAAKRVNSKVIALAGGVAANSRLRGELLNRTGGDLEVRFPPVKLCTDNAAMIACAGYYRYKQGFSSDLFLDAYANLRLF, translated from the coding sequence GTGAAAGACGGCTCATTCATCACTCTAGGCATCGAGACCTCCTGCGACGAGACCTCGGCGGCGGTAGTGACGGACGGCAGGAATATCCTTTCCAATATCATACTCTCGCAGACTGAATGGCACGAGAGATTCGGCGGCGTCGTGCCCGAGATCGCTTCACGAAAGCATCTGGAGTCGATCTGCGCCGTCGTCGAAAAGGCCCTGCTGGAAGCCGGCGTAGGGTTCAAAGACGTGGACCTGGTGGCAGTCACCAACGGTCCGGGCCTCATAGGAGCCCTGCTGGTGGGGGTGTCCTACGCAAAAGCCGTGGCCTACGCGATAAAGAAACCCCTCATAGGTGTAAACCACATAGAGGGGCACATTTACGCCAACTTCCTTGAAAACGATTTTGAACCTCCCTTCGTTTGCCTGGTGGTTTCGGGAGGACACACGCACCTTATACACATGCGGGATCACGGGCTATACGAAGTGCTGGGCAGAACACTGGACGATGCTGCGGGCGAAGCCTTCGATAAAATAGCTCGGGCCCTGGGCCTGGGTTATCCCGGCGGGCCGCTGATCGATAAAATCGCCAAATCCGGCGACGAAAACGCCATCGCGTTTCCGGTGGCACACATAAAGGACGGCGCCCTGGATTTCAGCTTCAGCGGGCTCAAGTCGGCGGTGTTAAACTTCCTCAACAACAGCAGGCAAAGGGGTGTCCAGGTAAAAGTAGAAGATGTGGCGGCCAGTTTCCAGAAAGCGGTAGTAACTGCCCTGGTGGAAAACACCCTGGAAGCGGCAAAGCGGGTGAATTCGAAGGTTATAGCGCTGGCGGGAGGGGTCGCGGCCAACAGCCGCCTTAGAGGGGAACTGCTGAATAGGACCGGCGGTGACCTGGAGGTCCGCTTCCCACCGGTCAAACTCTGCACCGACAACGCCGCCATGATAGCGTGCGCAGGCTACTACAGGTACAAGCAGGGGTTCTCCTCGGATCTTTTTCTTGACGCCTATGCAAACTTGAGGCTTTTTTGA
- a CDS encoding Ldh family oxidoreductase, with translation MPKIIDADKLKKLEIEIFKKTGFKEQDAKIIAESLIYSDLRGIESHGISNLPIYVKRAKLGLYNLSGDINVLNLDKDIPLLLIDGNNTMGQIAAYKSVEPLLNKAKKSGIAAAFIGRTNHCGSLGFYGNIVADNGCIFIGMTNAPASMAPWGGKVKFVGTNPLCITIPYNDQVINLDMATSTVAKGKIYVELSKGNKIPDNWALNADGKPTTDPKEALKGTLYPLGGYKGFGLAMLIDIIAGLLTGSSWGPDVGSLHNALDRGQDLGIVFIAINISELMPINEYNEKITRYIEKMKSVPKSDDNNEIMFPGEPELRRIEERLKNGVPINDQTYEEVIKIAKEYDIDFEE, from the coding sequence ATGCCGAAGATTATAGATGCAGATAAATTAAAAAAATTGGAAATAGAAATTTTTAAAAAGACGGGTTTTAAAGAACAAGATGCGAAAATAATAGCGGAAAGTCTCATTTATTCTGATTTAAGAGGGATAGAATCGCACGGTATATCCAATTTACCTATTTATGTAAAAAGGGCAAAATTAGGTTTGTATAATTTATCAGGCGATATAAACGTTTTAAATTTAGATAAAGATATACCACTATTATTGATTGACGGCAATAATACCATGGGACAGATCGCGGCATATAAGTCGGTTGAACCTTTATTAAATAAAGCAAAGAAAAGCGGAATTGCAGCAGCATTTATAGGGAGGACAAACCATTGTGGTTCATTAGGTTTTTATGGAAATATAGTAGCAGATAATGGCTGCATCTTCATAGGTATGACAAATGCCCCCGCATCGATGGCACCGTGGGGAGGGAAAGTCAAATTTGTTGGGACAAATCCTCTTTGTATTACGATTCCATATAACGACCAAGTGATAAATTTAGATATGGCAACTTCAACTGTGGCAAAAGGGAAAATTTATGTTGAATTATCTAAAGGTAATAAAATCCCGGATAATTGGGCTCTTAATGCAGATGGCAAACCTACAACTGACCCTAAAGAAGCTTTAAAAGGGACACTATATCCGTTAGGTGGCTATAAGGGATTTGGACTTGCAATGTTGATTGATATAATAGCCGGTCTATTAACAGGTTCATCATGGGGCCCTGATGTGGGATCGCTTCATAATGCATTAGATCGTGGTCAGGATTTAGGCATAGTATTTATAGCGATAAACATCAGCGAATTAATGCCAATCAATGAATATAATGAGAAAATTACTCGTTATATAGAAAAAATGAAATCTGTTCCAAAATCAGATGATAATAATGAAATTATGTTCCCCGGTGAACCAGAACTAAGGAGAATAGAAGAACGTTTAAAAAATGGAGTTCCTATAAACGACCAAACGTATGAGGAAGTAATAAAGATAGCAAAGGAGTATGACATAGACTTTGAAGAATAA
- a CDS encoding PTS sugar transporter subunit IIA yields the protein MKEKAVLIITHGNFSRELLKSAELIMGEQKDVVTLGLNLGDDIESLRMDVEKIVVENQKANKETIILVDLFGGSTSNSALSVSKNYDVKILTGVNLPMLIEILSSRDKYDTEELIEIVYKSSVDGIKKLGSKL from the coding sequence ATGAAAGAAAAAGCTGTACTGATTATTACACATGGGAATTTTAGTAGAGAATTATTGAAGAGCGCTGAATTGATAATGGGAGAACAAAAAGATGTGGTTACACTCGGACTTAATTTAGGGGATGATATTGAATCATTGCGAATGGACGTTGAAAAAATTGTTGTAGAGAATCAAAAAGCTAATAAAGAAACGATTATTCTTGTAGATTTATTTGGCGGCAGTACATCAAATAGTGCTTTGTCAGTCTCAAAAAACTATGATGTAAAAATTTTGACAGGAGTTAATTTACCGATGTTGATAGAAATATTATCATCTAGGGATAAATATGATACGGAAGAATTGATTGAAATTGTATATAAATCAAGTGTGGATGGTATCAAAAAGCTAGGATCCAAATTATAA
- a CDS encoding PTS system mannose/fructose/N-acetylgalactosamine-transporter subunit IIB — MGEILFARVDDRLIHGQVMTKWAKGFGCNSVFVIDNNLVKDEYMKSIYLMTAAASNLPAKILSVDDAISLWNKDNFGIYKVILLYKDIATVKESVVKGLPIKKLNIGGLAKSPEKKFVIPSVSLKKEEAEMLWELANDFNVEVFFQTLPESKRVNLDAALKLFGINK; from the coding sequence ATGGGAGAAATACTTTTTGCTAGAGTGGATGATAGATTAATTCATGGACAAGTCATGACAAAATGGGCCAAAGGATTTGGATGTAATTCTGTTTTTGTGATAGACAATAACCTTGTAAAAGATGAATATATGAAAAGTATTTACCTAATGACAGCTGCCGCGTCTAATTTGCCGGCAAAAATATTAAGCGTGGATGATGCAATCTCGCTATGGAATAAAGATAACTTTGGGATTTACAAAGTTATTTTACTTTACAAGGATATTGCTACAGTAAAAGAATCCGTCGTTAAAGGTTTGCCTATCAAAAAATTGAATATTGGAGGACTTGCTAAAAGTCCGGAGAAAAAGTTTGTGATTCCAAGTGTTAGTTTAAAAAAGGAAGAAGCTGAGATGCTGTGGGAATTGGCAAATGATTTTAATGTTGAGGTCTTTTTTCAAACATTGCCAGAAAGCAAAAGGGTTAACTTAGATGCTGCTTTAAAGCTATTTGGAATAAATAAATGA
- the tsaB gene encoding tRNA (adenosine(37)-N6)-threonylcarbamoyltransferase complex dimerization subunit type 1 TsaB, whose amino-acid sequence MKILGIDTSSTVATAALLSEERLVAEYVLNNRHTHLEKLISMIDRLLTDADTELKELGAVAVAVGPGSFTGIRIGMACAQGLSHVCNIPLVGVNTLDALAYNLMHCGDLICPVVDAQRGEVYTCLYRWEEGELKRLWDYEVIRVERLIERLLELNSRTILVGDGAGLVTSALPEGLTAGEKITVAHRIFAMPRASSVAAAGLNDFLSGKTCNCFSIKPFYMRKSHAEEKWEEKYGKC is encoded by the coding sequence ATGAAGATTCTGGGAATAGATACATCTTCCACGGTGGCTACAGCAGCGCTGCTTTCCGAGGAAAGGCTGGTGGCCGAATACGTCCTGAACAACCGGCATACCCACCTGGAAAAACTTATTTCAATGATAGACAGGCTGCTTACCGATGCCGATACGGAATTGAAGGAGCTGGGCGCCGTAGCGGTGGCTGTAGGGCCTGGGTCCTTTACGGGTATCAGGATAGGAATGGCCTGCGCCCAGGGGCTTTCTCACGTTTGCAATATACCTCTCGTGGGGGTTAATACCCTGGATGCCCTGGCGTACAATTTGATGCACTGCGGTGACCTCATATGCCCCGTTGTCGATGCCCAGAGGGGAGAGGTTTATACCTGCCTCTACCGCTGGGAAGAGGGGGAGCTGAAGCGTCTTTGGGATTATGAAGTCATAAGGGTGGAAAGGTTGATAGAACGCCTGCTGGAACTGAATAGCAGGACGATTCTGGTTGGAGACGGTGCGGGCCTTGTGACTTCCGCGCTGCCGGAAGGACTGACTGCGGGGGAGAAAATCACCGTTGCCCACCGGATCTTTGCCATGCCCAGGGCTTCTTCGGTGGCTGCGGCGGGGCTAAATGATTTTCTTAGCGGCAAGACCTGCAACTGTTTTTCCATCAAACCCTTTTACATGAGGAAATCGCATGCGGAGGAGAAATGGGAGGAGAAATATGGAAAATGCTGA
- a CDS encoding phosphoglycerate dehydrogenase, producing the protein MRKKVLITPRSFGKTSNVPFEMLKKYDYEILINNSGKPYEESELIKIIRDVDGIIVGLDKITSNVLKNAKKLKVITKYGVGVDNIDIEEADKLGVKITYTPGANTESVADLTFSLMLCLSRNVIKLDNIVRSNKWEKIIGCEVYGKTLGIVGTGNIGRSVAKRATGFDMRILAYDKYPDYDFANKLGVKYVDKKTLFEEADFITLHLPLNKETYHFVDEEEFNLMKNTAYIINTSRGGIINEAVLYNALKNKKIAGAALDVFEEEPPLNSKLFELDNLILSPHCGAATIEASERMAIMAVEGLISVLEDMEPKYLYENKK; encoded by the coding sequence ATGAGGAAGAAAGTATTAATAACACCGAGATCTTTTGGCAAGACAAGTAATGTTCCATTTGAAATGCTAAAAAAATACGATTATGAAATTTTGATAAATAACTCAGGGAAACCGTATGAAGAATCTGAATTGATTAAAATAATAAGGGATGTTGATGGCATTATTGTAGGTTTAGACAAAATAACGAGTAATGTATTAAAAAATGCAAAAAAGCTGAAGGTCATAACGAAGTATGGAGTTGGGGTAGATAATATAGATATTGAAGAAGCTGACAAGTTAGGAGTAAAAATTACTTATACCCCTGGTGCAAACACAGAATCTGTAGCAGATTTAACCTTTTCTCTGATGCTGTGTTTAAGCAGAAATGTTATTAAGTTAGATAATATAGTGAGGAGCAACAAATGGGAAAAGATAATTGGCTGTGAAGTTTATGGTAAGACTTTAGGGATCGTCGGTACAGGAAATATTGGTAGGAGTGTTGCCAAAAGAGCTACAGGTTTTGATATGAGAATATTAGCTTATGATAAATACCCTGATTATGATTTTGCAAATAAACTAGGTGTAAAATATGTTGATAAAAAGACATTATTTGAAGAAGCAGATTTTATAACATTACATTTACCGCTAAATAAGGAAACATATCATTTTGTCGACGAAGAGGAATTTAATCTCATGAAAAACACTGCATATATAATTAATACTTCTCGGGGTGGAATTATAAACGAGGCTGTACTATATAACGCTTTGAAAAACAAAAAAATAGCAGGAGCAGCATTAGATGTTTTCGAAGAAGAGCCACCATTAAATAGCAAACTGTTTGAATTGGATAATTTAATTTTATCACCCCACTGCGGGGCAGCTACTATAGAAGCCTCGGAGAGGATGGCAATTATGGCGGTAGAAGGGCTTATTAGTGTATTGGAAGATATGGAGCCCAAATATCTTTATGAGAATAAGAAATAA
- a CDS encoding PTS system mannose/fructose/sorbose family transporter subunit IID gives MEANVKSKDYPERITNKDLHRAWFRWWFVNEIPHNYETMIAPSFLWAIMPILKKLYKKSEDLREAFRRHLLFFNTQCNWGGGTILGITISLEEERAKALAEGKKDEAITSEAINNTKVGLMGPLAGIGDAIDSGTVQYILIALALPWAQAGNPLGALVPWIAFVTITYLYGFYFTRLGYNLGRAAVAEIVSGSRIRSIIEALSVLGTFMMGILAASYVNVSTPLKWTISGKEFVLQEILDKILPGMLPLFVVMSIYLYFSRKGLKIIQVLLWLVVIFGVLGFLGIL, from the coding sequence ATGGAGGCAAATGTAAAGAGCAAAGATTATCCTGAAAGAATTACTAACAAGGATTTGCACCGCGCTTGGTTTCGTTGGTGGTTTGTTAATGAGATTCCCCATAATTACGAAACAATGATAGCTCCGTCTTTCCTGTGGGCTATAATGCCTATTTTAAAGAAATTATATAAGAAGTCAGAAGATCTGAGAGAAGCTTTTAGAAGACACCTCCTATTTTTTAATACACAGTGTAACTGGGGTGGAGGTACTATACTCGGAATTACGATTTCTTTAGAAGAAGAAAGAGCTAAGGCTTTGGCTGAAGGAAAAAAAGATGAAGCCATTACTTCGGAAGCTATTAATAATACAAAAGTTGGTTTGATGGGACCCCTTGCGGGTATAGGAGATGCTATAGATTCTGGAACTGTACAGTATATTTTAATAGCCCTTGCTCTTCCATGGGCACAAGCAGGAAATCCTTTGGGCGCTTTAGTTCCTTGGATTGCATTCGTTACAATAACGTATCTATATGGATTTTACTTTACCAGATTGGGCTATAATTTAGGACGTGCTGCAGTTGCGGAAATAGTAAGTGGTAGCCGCATACGAAGCATAATAGAAGCATTATCAGTTTTGGGCACCTTCATGATGGGTATTCTCGCAGCTTCATACGTGAATGTAAGCACTCCGCTCAAGTGGACAATTTCTGGGAAAGAGTTTGTGCTTCAAGAAATATTGGATAAGATCTTACCCGGTATGTTACCTTTGTTTGTAGTAATGTCAATTTACCTGTATTTTTCTAGAAAAGGATTGAAGATTATACAGGTACTTCTGTGGTTGGTAGTTATTTTTGGCGTGTTAGGATTTTTGGGTATACTCTGA